TGTCGACATCGGGGCGATGACGGACGCGACCCTGCTGCTGACCTGCATGCTGATGTTCATCGGCGGCGGCAGCGCGGGCACCGCGGGCGGCATCAAGGTCAGCACCTTCGCGGTGCTGGGTGCGGCGATGTTCGCCGAGGTGCGTGGTGAGCCCACGTCCTCGGTGATGGGCCGCAGGCTCGCACCGCATGTGCTGCGGCAGGCGCTGACCGTGGCGCTGGCCGGCGTGGGCTTCGTGATGACGGCGACCCTCGCCCTGCTCGCCGTGGTCGACGAGCCCTTCGAGGAGGTGCTGTTCGAGTCGGTCTCGGCCTTCGGCACGGTGGGGCTGTCCACCGGTATCACCGCTGACCTGCCGACCGTCGGCCGACTGATCGTCATCGTGCTCATGTTCGTCGGCCGGCTCGGCCCGGTCACCCTGGTTTCGGCGCTTGCCCTGCGCGAGCGGAAGCGCCGCTACGAGCTACCCGAGGAGCGACCCGTCATTGGCTAACTTTCTGCACTCGCTGCGCCGGCGCCGCCGCAAGCGCCTCGCGGGGCACGCTGCTGCCGCCGGTCATGGTGACCAGCGTGTGGCCGTGATCGGTCTGGGCCGCTTCGGCAGCTCGCTGGCTCATGAGCTGATGCGGCGCGGCTGGGATGTCCTCGGCGTCGACACCGACCCCCACCTCGTCCAGAGGCTGAGCGACGATCTCACCCACACCGCGGTCGCCGACTGCACCGACCCCGAGGTGCTGCGCCAGCTCGGCGTGCACGAGTTCAGCAGCGCCGTGGTCGGTATCGGCACCGACATCGAGGCCAGCATTCTGATCGCCTCCAACCTGATGGACGTGAACGTGCCCAACATCTGGGCCAAGGCCATCAGCCGCCAGCACGGCCAGATCCTCGAACGCCTCGGCGTGCACCACGTCGTGCTGCCCGAGCACGAGATGGGCGAGCGCGTCGCCCACCTGGTCACCGGCAGGATGCTCGACTTCATCGAGTTCGACGACGACTACGCCCTGGTGAAGACCGTCGCCCCGGCCATTTCCACCGGTATGCCACTCGGAGAGAGCCAGGTGCGCAGCAAGTACGGGGTGACGGTCGTCGGCATCAAGCGGCCCGGCGAGGGCTTCACCTACGCCACCGCCGAGACGGTCATAGAGAAAGGGGACGTCATCGTCGTCACCGGCAAGATCCACGATGTGGAGTCCTTCGCCGAACTCAGCTGAGTGAACCGCGAGCCGCCGTATCGCTGCTCTTTGCTTATGGGAGCAGCGCAGGTGACGCGGGGAAGGATGCGCTCATGGTGGAGTGGCGACCGTTGCGAGCTGCGGTCAGGCCGGTACCCGAGCCTGTCCCCACACCCTTCGTCTGGGTGGCGGCCTTCATCGGGGCGCTGCTGACGGTGGGGGTGCTCAGCGCGGCGAACGGGCTCACCGACCCGCTGCACGCCCTGCTTGTGCTGTGCGTCCTGGCGGCGCTGCTGGGAGTGTGCGCCCGCTTCGCCGCGGCGCCGGGCACCGCCGCGGTGTGCTGGCTGTTCCTCAACGGCTTCGCGGTGCCCCCGCAGGGCGAGCTTGCGTGGCAGGGGTATCCGGACGCCGGACGGCTCGCCTTCCTGATGGTCGCGGCGTTGCTGGGTACGGTGATCGCCCGCCTCGTCAACGCCCGCGGCGCGTACCGGCGGATCACGACTGGTGGGGACCGCGACGCGCGCTCCTGAGTTCCCGGCCGTTACGAGGTGAAGTGGGCGGGCAGGTCGGGGGGTACGGGTGGACGTCCTGGCGTGCTCTTGAGGGTGAGGACCATGGTCATGCCGCCGCCGGGGGTGTCCTCGGCGACGAGGGTGCCGCCCATGGCCTCGGCGAAACCGCGGGCCACCGCGAGGCCCAGACCGACCCCGGCGCCGCGAGGCGCATCCCCGTACCGCTGGAACGGCTCGAAGATCCTCTCCTTGGCCTCGTCGGGTACACCGGGCCCGCGGTCGACGACGCGCAGCTCGACCCGGTCGCCGAGCGTGCTGGCGGAAACAAGCACCATCTCGTTCTCCGGGCCGTACTTCACGGCGTTCTCCACGACGTTGGCGACGGCCCGCTCCAGCAGCCCGGGGTCGGCCGAGACCATCGGCAGGGTTTCGGGAATCTCCAGGGCGACGGAGCCTTCGGGAACGCCGCCGAGGGCCATCGGCACCACTTCGTCCAGGTCCACGTCGCGGATCAGCGGTGTGACGGTGCCGGTCTGCAGCCGGGACATGTCCAGCAGGTTGCCCACCAGGTGGTC
This genomic window from Streptomyces sp. DG2A-72 contains:
- a CDS encoding TrkA family potassium uptake protein is translated as MANFLHSLRRRRRKRLAGHAAAAGHGDQRVAVIGLGRFGSSLAHELMRRGWDVLGVDTDPHLVQRLSDDLTHTAVADCTDPEVLRQLGVHEFSSAVVGIGTDIEASILIASNLMDVNVPNIWAKAISRQHGQILERLGVHHVVLPEHEMGERVAHLVTGRMLDFIEFDDDYALVKTVAPAISTGMPLGESQVRSKYGVTVVGIKRPGEGFTYATAETVIEKGDVIVVTGKIHDVESFAELS